aaaaaaatgatATAAGCTCCtttattataaaaaaaaaaatatttaattttttatttaaatattggCTTGTACGGAAAACGACTGGAGCGACTTCGGGTGGACAGTACCACCGTCACACTTTAACCTCCCGTTCCCACATACTCGAATTGACGACTCCCACCGCATTGGCTGCAGTTTGGCAGCGATTTCAGCTGATCCGCCACAGTTGCGGCTGTGTTTTTTATCCAAAGGGTATCCTCGCTTGTAGCGCACAATCTGCTTGGGCTCGTTGCCCATAAAACAACCCGTGGAACTGGTGGAACATCACATCAACACAACGGTGGCTGTTCCCTCCGCCTCTCATGGCAATGACAAAGTAAGTAATCCTTTGTAGTTGATCTTCACTTGCAGAATCTGCGGGCGTGTCCCACACTGTGGTCGCTTCTTGTCAATGAAACGCAGGCCTCAGGGCACTCCACACAGCATGATGTGGGTGGTGTGGATGTGGGGGGGCTGTCCGAAGCGGATCTGCAACACAGCACCGCTCTCACCGCTCAACGATTTCAAAGATGTTGGCACGGATCGGCTGACAAGGCCGAACATGATATAGGTGTTCCAGTCCAGCCCAGCCCTTCAAAACTATACACTAAAATTCAGAAGCGGAGAACACTTCAACAGAAGATGTCGACGGTTGAGGTACAACAGACCACGGCAGTGATGCTGGAGAAACGTTTTCCAATGACTGTCTGTCATCAGGGAATGAAGGTCATTTTAATCATTGCAAAAACCCAGCAGCCGGGAGGCGCTCTGCAGCAACAAGAAGATATTGAGCTCATGCCTCGCCCTCGTGTGGAATCGGACTCCAGTACGCGCGGAGCCGCGACATTctgggcacaggcacagggatCCATCTGCTGAGGCGGACCGCAATGTGTGTGTCGTAGAACTAAATAACTTAGAAGACTGTTTAAGAGTACGCCTTGCTATGCTGTCGGCCATCAGCCCAGCGGAGACGACAACAAACtcgacaaaacaaacaaacaaaatattttaaaactagtTCAAATACTCGATCGCTCCATGTCATCTAATCTGTGGGTGTGGAGTGTAATGTCCTGGCCGTACTCTAGTTGTCCCAGAAGTGGACCTGGCGACGCAAACGGGCACGATACGCAAGAAACACCGCTTTGAGAACATACGTCGTGTGGGTCAGGGACTATGCCAGTTGCTGTTACGGCCTTTTGGCCGTAGGAGaggagagccgcctgctgcttcagagccgcctgctgctgctgctggagagccgcctgctgctgctgctgctggtggtgctgctgctgctgctgctggtggtggtgttgctgctgctgctgctgtatattGGCCTGATTGAAATTCATGCCCATGAGCTCCTGGTAAATGTGTCCGATGGCCATTTCCGTGGCACTGGGCAGATGTCCATGGGCGTGCAGGCCAATGTCGAtgccagccccagctccagccagaGCTGCTGCCTCGGCTATGACCCTGGGCACTGTCGCTGGCGAAGGATGAcgcggatgctgctgctgctgtggaagCAGCGCTGCAGGTCCTGGCTGATTCGCGGCCttgtgctgcggctgctgggaCATTGCCATGCCGCCCATTCCGGATGAAGGGGGTCCCTGAAATACGGATAGAGTTGGGGTTTTCCTCAGAACAGCTAAGAAGGAGGGCATATTGGGCATATTCTAGCCAACGAATCATCGATTCCTAATTCATTGAAAGCCTAGAGCACCACTTACCCCCGAGTAGCTTTGGCCGGATACTCCGGCCGATCCAGCCGCAATCTGACTGGAGCTTTGGTCGAAGCCCGGCGGCGGTTTTTTGTTCTTGTCCTCCTCCAAGCCCATGTAGTTGGCGCCAAACAGCGCATAATTCTCGGCCGCCTTGAAGTACTGGGCGGAGCCGTTCTCCGGATCCTTGCTGTTGTCGCCGTAGAGAGAGCGCATCACTTCGTGTATAAAGTCCGAGGCGGTCCCGCTCACCGCTAGAGCGGGCGGCTCCCAGACCCCAGGGGTAGTATCATCGATGGTTGGCTGCCAGATGCGCTTGGCCACCTGGCTCGAAACTTTGCCTAAAGCGCGAGACAAACGCGTGGATTATATTTAGTTTAGAGGATTCATTGGTACACACCCTCAGAGGCAGCAATCGCATCgtcctcatcgtcatcgtccaaATACTTTGAGTTGAAGCTATTCTCCGACATCTTTTTGTGCgagaaagaaatgaaaatgtttattGGAAAGAAACACCGCTGAACGAGAACCTTCACTGCTTCGAGCGAAATGGAAGCAATCGGATCCCAGTCGTGTGTTCGTTTGTTTATGGCGATCGGTTGCACAAAACAAATtgatttatgggaaatttattttatttatgcgGAGTTGTCTACTAATACACGCTGAAGTTTCTCGGAATTACTGCCCGACACAGACGCCTACCACGACAGTGCTGCCCAGTCAGAGGTCGTGGAGGCTTGAgtgctgtgtgtgcgtgtgtgtatcaGTGGATGAACTATTGGCAGCACTGGTTAATCTTTTTGTGTATTGGTGAACGAAAAATGCCGGCATACACATGCCCACAGAAGTCTTAAAGTGAGACTTCTGCGGATCGAAGAAATATCAATCCAATCCATTGCATTTTGCGCAGAAGAAGCGATGTCTCACTTTGGGCGACTTTTTCAGTGCTGCCAATTATTTAAGGGAGATAGTTCTCTGCTCTGAGGCATCTATCATGGAACACGGTGTGTAGAGGCCGGTGCCGCAAATATTTCGAATATTTCATTGCACTTTGATGATTCTCCATCGCCATTTGCACTTGTTGGCTTCAAAAACCATAAGCGCCCTCAAATTCATCCACTAATTGCCTGGCAAGCCGCACATttcgaataaaatatataaaaatctacCATTTACCATATTTACCTTCTTTTTTCTGTGGAAAAGATTAAGTTTTTGAAAAACAAAGCACTTTATTTTCACtgtaaaaatggcaaatagtATTTGCAACGAAAATTCCGCGGAGTTCAagtaaagctgctgaaggttGAAAAACTTCATTGTTACTATCGATACATCGATGTTTCTTCAACTATCGATGGAAGAAAGAGCGCCAACTGCTTGGGTTTGATTATTCGTACAATTTTGCTCATGATCCGACATCAAATACCTTAATTTCGATGTTCCGTTTAGTATTTTTAAgcatttttaacatttattataaaattaattaacagaCGACTCGGAAATGGCGTAACAGAAGCCCGAGCCAGCTCCGGCCAACTTCACGCGCTGCATCTGGAAATTGATcgaaaattgaatttaaagCCAATCCACTGGCAGAAGGGAGATTCTTACACATTCTCTGTACTGTTGTTGCCACAGTTTCCGTGCTCGTTCCAGCCCCAGGTGTAGATCTCGCCGGCTGTAGTCCGCAGCAGGCCGTGCTCTGCCCCATGTGCACGCGAGCAGGCGTCTGGCCGTCGGGCAGTCGGAGGCTCAGTGGCTGGGGCACCGCCTGCTGCTCGCTGATCGAGCCCGTGCCCAGCTGTCCGTAGCAGTTGCGGCCCCACATGAGGATCTCGTTGTTGCGGAGCAGCGCCGCATTGTGGGTCCAGCCGACGGCCAGCTGCCGCACGTCCTCCTCGAAGAGGAAGGCGTTGGACCGGTCTTTTGACCAGAAATGCTGCCCCACCAAACTCAAAGAGCTGTCAAAGTTGAATAAgttaaagtaaaaaaaaaacgtaaatacattttttaaaaTCTATATGAAGGCGCGGTGGACGTGCCTCAACTGTTAAAGTTGAATGAGTCGAATCCTCCAGAAATcaggaaaaacaaacaaattatGAATATGTACGCAGAAGAATAAACCGTTTGTTTCATCCACGAGATTCGCAATGTACAACTTTCTAGCTTAAGGATTACACATGCATTTTctcaatataaaaacaaagacCTCCTGATTATAGACGTCCGCCACGACCGTATCTGCGACGGAGGCAACTCCTCCGCAGCACCTCCGCAACTTTTTGTGAAAATATGTTGAACGAAAAATCGgtagaacattttttttttcatcgAAAAAACATGCCATTCGCAattcatgtttttttttcccatgtaaatttaataaatttttaattgaaagaCATCTGAAGAAGATTCAGTTTAGTCAATAGAAACAGTGCCAGTATTaggaaaaaaatatatacatacatatatgtatgagAAAACAGCTCTTGTCGGCCTTTTTATTGGAAAAGCAGCCTGCAGTCggcgctgcagctgcgcagtaGCGATGGACGCGTCAAAATGGCGGAACGTGGACTTATCGATAGGTCCCTCATAAATATttctcgtttttgatatttcgGGTAATGTTACTAGCTAACTAGAACCCTCAGCCTTGCCCAGAAACTTTAATCCGATTGACGAATCATTTTCCCACAAGACTGGTTCATTTTAAAGCAGCTTCAGCtcttgaatttgaattttcaATGGTTGGGACCGGTTGCTACCGATTCATACTCGATTCAAATAGAGCGAAAAAGAGAACCTTAACTGATTTAATGAGAGCGCAAAAAGAGCCAATAACCGTTTCGAAGAAAGCAATTCGACCATCAATACTATCGATTGGATGCAAGTGGTGTgcgccaaatagaaattgtttgaaagtgaatgagcGAAAAGGATTTAGATCCAATCCATTGGAATAAATGATTTGAGAGCGGTCACCGCAGGTAGAGTTCAGTATTCTAGGGATGGTTGTTAAATATGTATTGATATATAAATTTTTTGATATATATCGACTTATATGTCTGATATTTTTTGGCTGGGCGAACATATTAACATGAATATTTTTCTCAGATTTGGCCGAGTCGATACTATTTTTCTGTTGGCTCAGGACGTAAGATCAAATATATCCGCGACTTTTGATTCTACTTATCGATGTACAGGAAGCTGCGAACATCGGTACTTTTGTGCGATTGTCTGATAAAATCCGGCGGTTACATGCctttattttgaaaataacaagccgcctgctgcttcagagccgcctgctgctgctgcttcagagccgcctgctgcttcagagccgcctgctgctgctgctggagagccgcctgctgctgctgctgctggtggtggtgctgctgctgctgctgctggtggtggtggtggtgctgctgctgctgctggtggtggtgttgctgctgctgctgctgtatattGGCCTGATTGAAATTCATGCCCATGAGCTCCTGGTAAATGTGTCCGATGGCCATTTCCGTGGCACTGGGCAGATGTCCATGGGCGTGCAGGCCAATGTCGAtgccagccccagctccagccagaGCTGCTGCCTCGGCTATGACCCTGGGCACTGTCGCTGGCGAAGGATGAcgcggatgctgctgctgctgtggaagCAGCGCTGCAGGTCCTGGCTGATTCGCGGCCttgtgctgcggctgctgggaCATTGCCATGCCGCCCATTCCGGATGAAGAGGGTCCCTGAAATACGGATAGAGTTGGGGTTTTCCTCAGAACAGCTAAGAAGGAGGGCATATTGGGCATATTCTAGCCAACGAATCATCGATTCCTAATTCATTGAAAGCCTAGAGCACCACTTACCCCCGAGTAGCTTTGGCTGGATACTCCGGCCGATCCAGCCGCAATCTGACTGGAGCTTTGGTCGAAGCCTGGCGGCGGTTTTTTGTTCTTGTCCTCCTCCAAGCCCATGTAGTTGGCGCCAAACAGCGCATAATTCTCGGCCGCCTTGAAGTACTGGGCGGAGCCGTTCTCCGGATCCTTGCTGTTGTCGCCGTAGAGAGAGCGCATCACTTCGTGTATAAAGTCCGAGGCGGTCCCGCTCACCGCTAGAGCGGGCGGCTCCCAGACCCCAGGGGTAGTATCATCGATGGTTGGCTGCCAGATGCGCTTGGCCACCTGGCTCGAAACTTTGCCTAAAGCGCGAGACAAACGCGTGGATTATATTTAGTTTAGAGGATTCATTGGTACACACCCTCAGAGGCAGCAATCGCATCgtcctcatcgtcatcgtccaaATACTTTGAGTTGAAGCTATTCTCCGACATCTTTTTGTGCgagaaagaaatgaaaatgtttattGGAAAGAAACACCGCTGAACGAGAACCTTCACTGCTTCGAGCGAAATGGAAGCAATCGGATCCCAGTCGTGTGTTCGTTTGTTTATGGCGATCGgttgcacaaaaaaaaattgatttatgggaaatttattttatttatgcgGAGTTGTCTACTAATACACGCTGAAGTTTCTCGGAATTACTGCCCGACACAGACGCCTACCACGACAGTGCTGCCCAGTCAGAGGTCGTGGAGGCTTGAgtgctgtgtgtgcgtgtgtgtatcaGTGGATGAACTATTGGCAGCACTGGTTAATCTTTTTGTGTATTGGTGAACGAAAAATGCCGGCATACACATGCCCACAGAAGTCTTAAAGTGAGACTTCTGCGGATCGAAGAAATATCAATCCAATCCATTGCATTTTGCGCAGAAGAAGCGATGTCTCACTTTGGGCGACTTTTTCAGTGCTGCCAATTATTTAAGGGAGATAGTTCTCTGCTCTGAGGCATCTATCATGGAACACGAGTGTGTAGAGGCCGGTGCCGCAAATATTTGGAATATTTCATTGCACTTTGATGATTCTCCATCGCCATTTGCACTTGTTGGCTTCAAAAACCATAAGCGCCCTCAAATTCATCCACTAATTGCCTGGCAAGCCGCACATttcgaataaaatatataaaaatctacCATTTACCATATTTACCTTCTTTTTTCTGTGGAAAAGATTAAGTTTTTGAAAAACAAAGCACTTTATTTTCACtgtaaaaatggcaaatagtATTTGCAACGAAAATTCCGCGGAGTTCAagtaaagctgctgaaggttGAAAAACTTCATTGTTACTATCGATACATCGATGTTTCTTCAACTATCGATGGAAGAAAGAGCGCCAACTGCTTGGG
The Drosophila miranda strain MSH22 chromosome XL, D.miranda_PacBio2.1, whole genome shotgun sequence genome window above contains:
- the LOC117187412 gene encoding myb-like protein Q isoform X1 — encoded protein: MKFFNLQQLYLNSAEFSLQILFAIFTVKIKCFVFQKLNLFHRKKKMSENSFNSKYLDDDDEDDAIAASEGKVSSQVAKRIWQPTIDDTTPGVWEPPALAVSGTASDFIHEVMRSLYGDNSKDPENGSAQYFKAAENYALFGANYMGLEEDKNKKPPPGFDQSSSQIAAGSAGVSGQSYSGGPPSSGMGGMAMSQQPQHKAANQPGPAALLPQQQQHPRHPSPATVPRVIAEAAALAGAGAGIDIGLHAHGHLPSATEMAIGHIYQELMGMNFNQANIQQQQQQHHHQQQQQQHHQQQQQQAALQQQQQAALKQQAALLSYGQKAVTATGIVPDPHDVCSQSGVSCVSCPFASPGPLLGQLEYGQDITLHTHRLDDMERSSI
- the LOC117187412 gene encoding SWI/SNF chromatin-remodeling complex subunit SNF5-like isoform X2 is translated as MSENSFNSKYLDDDDEDDAIAASEGKVSSQVAKRIWQPTIDDTTPGVWEPPALAVSGTASDFIHEVMRSLYGDNSKDPENGSAQYFKAAENYALFGANYMGLEEDKNKKPPPGFDQSSSQIAAGSAGVSGQSYSGGPPSSGMGGMAMSQQPQHKAANQPGPAALLPQQQQHPRHPSPATVPRVIAEAAALAGAGAGIDIGLHAHGHLPSATEMAIGHIYQELMGMNFNQANIQQQQQQHHHQQQQQQHHQQQQQQAALQQQQQAALKQQAALLSYGQKAVTATGIVPDPHDVCSQSGVSCVSCPFASPGPLLGQLEYGQDITLHTHRLDDMERSSI
- the LOC117187412 gene encoding uncharacterized protein LOC117187412 isoform X3, with translation MKFFNLQQLYLNSAEFSLQILFAIFTVKIKCFVFQKLNLFHRKKKMSENSFNSKYLDDDDEDDAIAASEGKVSSQVAKRIWQPTIDDTTPGVWEPPALAVSGTASDFIHEVMRSLYGDNSKDPENGSAQYFKAAENYALFGANYMGLEEDKNKKPPPGFDQSSSQIAAGSAGVSGQSYSGLF